Part of the Strix aluco isolate bStrAlu1 chromosome 20, bStrAlu1.hap1, whole genome shotgun sequence genome is shown below.
tcttcatttctgtttctcagctttctcacAGTGGGACTCAGCCAGGCTCTTCAGATAAACAAAACCCCACATCCGAGAGCTGCCCGTGTCCCGGCTGCGGTTGGACAGCGTTAATCTTATATACGTGATATCAGCGACTGTTTGAAGTTCCTGCTGCCACCACAAAGCAGTGCTAAAGAAGTGACTTCAGAAGTACTGCAAGCACCACGCTGTGCCTAATTGCAAGAGGGATGATACACATgtgggttttattattattctaaaaACGCACAATTGGAAAAGCcaatatttttaatggaagtgGTTTCAAATGCtagtatttatttgcttattaaaTGGTTTAGTTGGAGACGGAGCATCTTCAaaggagaaatttttttcccaaaatgggTATCTGGGGCTATAGTGCTATAttattaacatgaaaaatatttccttattagctttttatttcagagaaCGCATTTAACTGACACTTCCCTTGCTGACAGCTTGCCAAGCTTCAAAGCCCAACTTCTGCAGAGATTCCAATGATTGTGCGGCTGGTCCAGATGAAGCTGTAGCCCAGCTGACACACAAGCTCTGTGGAAGGAGTTTTTCCCGGTTTTGGAGAGCCTAAAGCCGAGGTCCATCTTGGGACACACATGCTGTGTGTTTGGGCTGTCTTTGAGAGGGATGTGATGCGCTTCCAAGCTGTGACCACATTTTGGGGACCTGGTTTCTTCTGTAATTTCAGCTGCTCCCTACATCAATGCAGATTTCCCAATCCTGCCACAGACCCAGAGGCAGgtgctgggagagcagaggggcTCAGCCAGAGCTGGGGGTTTAACTCTCGGTCACTCCAAGCCAGAAATCAAAGCTCTTCTCCACCTCCCTGGAACTTTTGACTGATCCAGGCTCCCCTAAGGATGCTTCAGGGAGGATTGCAGTGGTCAGAGCACACCCTTGCAAGGCACACAGCTAAGCAAACCACAGCAACACTGCGTTCTCCTTGCATCTTTTCACCCAAGGATGCAGTAATAGAAATGAACCATTATCTATGagaaatcttttcaaaattaaaaaaaaaaaaaaatcacaatctctGCTCTCACAGAGGCTGGAGTTCCCATGCTTGTGTTGGTGAAGGCTGACACCTCCTGCCACAATTTGCCCATCAAACAGCATCATTGCCATCATCTGCCTCCTccacctgccctccccaggggcCTGCTGGGGACCCGCaagcccctctccccccccctcaGTGTTCCACGGGCCCCACAGCTCACAGACCCGCTGCCAAACCCAACTCTCCCCCCTGCCGACACCTCCATCCTGTTTGTGGTGTTTTTGGCACTTCCCTCTCCAGCACTTCCAGTCCCCCGCGGCTCCCCAGCCCCGTCCAGCGCAGCCGGCAGCTGGGCCAACATTAACATGTGGAGGCTCCGGCGTAGCCAAGGCCAGCACCGAAGGCAGGAGCCTGGCCAGGGGTAGATCACCGCAGCTCTTCACCGGGACATGCAGCCACAAAAGCACAAATCCATACAGTCATTTAAAACCCCGGGGTGACATTGTgtggacagaaagaaaaggaccATCCAACGCAGCCTGTTACAGTTCACAGCCTCGCTTCAGTAAATGGATGCTGGAGGGGCAAGAGGCGGGGGACACATGAACACACCCCCAGCCTCCTGGCCACGGGCCCTGGGGCTGAGCACCGTCAGctccccctgcacagcccctTCTTCGTGCCTTGCTCCCAGGGGCTTGCTGAAAACACACCTGGTACTAAACAACGCCCTGCACCTCCTTGGCTCTGGGAATAATCACGCAAACAAAGTGAGGTGCTTCGCCTGGAGCAGGGTCACAGCTCCCACAGCACAGGGAACGCCTCTTtgtgctcctctccctgctcagTCCACTCCCCGTGTGCCAGAGACAGCCTGGCCCAGCAGTGCCCCCAGCCTTAGGGCATCCTTCACATCTACGGGGACCCCCCACAAGTTAACGCACCAAACCTCCATCTTGGGAGATGCAGAGCGCTCAGTGCAGGGGTCAACTGCCAGGGGACCAGGGAACCAACACCAAAAAGGCAcagctgtaaaagaaaacaaaagcccagaaaaacagcaacagaCTGGCAGACCTAGCACAGATTCACAACAGTACCAGGGGACCCCTTTTACCGAGCAAGCTCTAGCAGTTGCTTCACTTTATTTCTCAGAGACCCAACCCCAAGTGTCAGAAATTAATAAAGGGAAAGGCTAgagttttgcttgctttgttttttatgcAGCTGCAACACGATCATTCCCTGGGATCATCTTTCCTCCCCGCAGGCAGGTGAGGTGGAAGCCGTAGTCTCTGGGTACTGGGCAGTAACCGGATCCTGCAGACCCAGATCCAAACGCTGCCCTGTAAGCCTCTGCCAGGGAGAAACTGCCGCCAACGCAGACCCTGCTGCGGGGAGAATCCCACCACCATGCAGGTAAGTGCTTCGGCTCGttgctcagctgcagcagagtGGCCAGCACAGGGCTGTTCCCTCCGGGACAGTGGGGATAACATCTTCCCCTTCGGCTTCTTACCATGCCAGCTTTCCTACAGCTTTGTCAGGCCAAGCACCAAAGGCTCTCCTTTGAGGACACATTAACAGTACAGGTCCTCATTAGTATCTCAGGCCTTCAGTAGCagaaaacagtcagaaaaatattaatagtgaGTTATATTCTTCAGTATTTCCGTGTATGGGTGCACAGAAAGGAGCCTTCTGAACTACAGCATGGTAATGTCCTCCTCAGCTCAGGATCTCGCTGTGCCACAAGAAGTAGGGTTGCTTCGGTTTCTAGGAAGAAGACAGCCTTACACTAATAATGCAAAGACACCACGGTATAAAAGTTGTGATTGTTTTGCATGAATAtattagaaaatgaagaaaagctttGCATTTTAGTAGCAAGAGAATTCAGTGTCTATgtcttctcttccccagctgaCACTCTGCAGGCTCCGGACTCACCAGTGGTGCTTCATTCTCTTTAATGTCTTGCTTTTCCACGTGCTGCTTTTTGGAGCAGATTTACTGGAGGAATATTTCCTGCGGTCATTACCTCTTTCTTACACCGATGCAAAGACGCTCGAAATCAGGGAGAGGGCCAGGAAGCTAGATACAGATCCTCTAAAGGCCAATCTCTCTCACACTGTCAGCAGTGCAGCAACATGCCCTGATCAAGAGATATTTTTGCTCGTTCTTGTCTGCAGTAGCCCAGAAAACAGAACAAGGCGCAACGTGATCAGGCAGACATGGGGCAACGTGACAGACACCGGAGGTTATGCTGTCCTTACTCTGTTTGCTTTAGGAAAGCCAGCTTCGGTAAGCACCCAGCTGGAGATTGATGAAGAGTCTCAAAAGCACAGAGACATTATTGAAGGCAGCTTCATTGATTCTCCCGAGACACAGACACAGAAGATGTTGATGAGTGTGGAGTGGACAGTGACTTTCTGTCCCCGTGCAAGGTATATTCTTAAAACAAACGAAGACATGTTTGTCGGTATTCCAAGCCTGGCTGGATACTTGCTTAGCTTAACACAGCTAGAGGACATTTACAGCGGGAGGGTTGTTCATCAGGGAGTGCCTGACAGAGACCCCGAAAGCCCTGGCTTTGTTCCCATCCATCAATACTCAGAAGAGTTTTACCCAGATTACTGCGACGGGAGCGCTTTCGTCATGTCCCAGGACGTCGCTCACAAGGTGTATGTGGCCGCCAAGGAGGTGCCGATTTCAGTGCCCCCCGATGTCTTTGTTGGAATCTGTGCTAAAAAAGCTGGCATCAGTCCCATTCACAGCTCTCGGTTTTCTGGGGAGAAGCACATCAGCTACAATCGATGCTGCTATAAATTCATTTTCACCTCTTCCAACATGGAGGAGGATGAGTTATTTAAAGACTGGAAGGAGACAAGTGATGGTAAAGATTGCTCATTACTGGAAACTTA
Proteins encoded:
- the B3GALT9 gene encoding beta-1,3-galactosyltransferase 9, with product MSSLPQLTLCRLRTHQWCFILFNVLLFHVLLFGADLLEEYFLRSLPLSYTDAKTLEIRERARKLDTDPLKANLSHTVSSAATCPDQEIFLLVLVCSSPENRTRRNVIRQTWGNVTDTGGYAVLTLFALGKPASVSTQLEIDEESQKHRDIIEGSFIDSPETQTQKMLMSVEWTVTFCPRARYILKTNEDMFVGIPSLAGYLLSLTQLEDIYSGRVVHQGVPDRDPESPGFVPIHQYSEEFYPDYCDGSAFVMSQDVAHKVYVAAKEVPISVPPDVFVGICAKKAGISPIHSSRFSGEKHISYNRCCYKFIFTSSNMEEDELFKDWKETSDGKDCSLLETYYSLVSCKVLTYIDKFKQFNLDRIKNEILHFVD